The Paeniglutamicibacter sulfureus genome includes a region encoding these proteins:
- a CDS encoding multicopper oxidase domain-containing protein — MSSDSVPTKTNGTEPASTTDSHPDDPGLDRSSVLKLGAAAALGTAAAMAAVARPATAAPPRRARAAVPVAVTPLPGVLDLYINEGYTRMVDDSLVYQRGFGDQPTALRDANPSLRIVPKIFTRAGQVVESRTYPLNAALPPNGTPTPAGPDPANPGQFFIRRNHWASYFPQRTIIVETGSKVRLRIFNRLAGTHQFTVAQGAHGRSDITTGPIPPGGEARLDFDAPYAGTYLYYDPTNAPVQRALGLFGSIVVVDPEDAWRVAPNQMGFERQWLWVTHAIDTKWANIEAAGGTVDPVATPAVPRYFLLNDRSGYEALGHSPNRDINRLAHEESLISGYPRQVDVRDFGEDLTLGTIRGGQVVRMVNAGIAFHQIHFHGNHLWTVRRNNVEWPREFGHVDEDGHVVLQQWEDVIQLEPMDRKDCIIPMKRPPDATDQVWYARTEDWKYPMHCHAEMSQTAAGGMYPGGLVAHWELKSPVIGG, encoded by the coding sequence CCCACCCGGATGATCCCGGTCTCGATCGGTCCAGTGTATTGAAGCTCGGTGCCGCAGCGGCCCTGGGAACTGCCGCAGCCATGGCGGCAGTGGCCCGACCGGCCACAGCGGCCCCACCGCGCAGGGCCCGTGCCGCGGTTCCCGTGGCCGTCACCCCGCTGCCAGGGGTACTGGACCTCTACATCAACGAGGGCTACACAAGGATGGTCGATGATTCCCTGGTCTACCAGCGTGGATTCGGCGACCAGCCAACGGCCCTTCGGGACGCCAATCCGTCACTGCGCATCGTTCCGAAGATCTTCACCCGTGCCGGACAGGTGGTGGAATCACGGACCTATCCATTGAACGCGGCGCTTCCTCCCAACGGGACGCCGACACCTGCCGGACCGGACCCCGCGAACCCGGGCCAGTTCTTTATCCGGAGAAACCACTGGGCCAGCTATTTCCCGCAACGCACCATCATCGTCGAGACCGGTTCCAAGGTGCGGTTGCGCATTTTCAACCGCCTTGCCGGCACGCACCAGTTCACCGTTGCCCAGGGTGCCCACGGCCGCAGCGACATCACCACGGGACCGATACCTCCAGGCGGGGAAGCGCGGTTGGACTTCGACGCACCATACGCCGGCACCTACCTCTATTACGATCCAACGAATGCGCCGGTCCAGCGTGCGCTCGGGCTCTTCGGATCCATTGTCGTGGTGGACCCCGAGGACGCCTGGCGGGTCGCGCCCAACCAGATGGGCTTTGAAAGGCAATGGCTGTGGGTCACTCATGCCATTGACACCAAGTGGGCCAACATCGAGGCAGCCGGCGGTACCGTTGACCCAGTGGCAACCCCCGCCGTACCCCGCTACTTCCTGCTCAACGATCGCAGCGGATATGAGGCCTTGGGCCATTCACCCAACCGGGATATCAATCGACTGGCCCACGAGGAGTCGCTGATCTCCGGCTATCCGCGACAAGTCGATGTACGCGATTTCGGGGAAGACCTGACTCTGGGCACCATCCGCGGCGGGCAGGTGGTCAGGATGGTCAATGCCGGAATAGCGTTCCACCAAATCCACTTCCACGGCAACCATCTGTGGACGGTGCGCCGCAACAACGTCGAATGGCCGCGTGAATTCGGCCACGTGGATGAGGACGGACACGTGGTGCTGCAACAGTGGGAAGACGTGATCCAGCTCGAACCCATGGATCGGAAAGACTGCATCATCCCCATGAAGCGACCACCAGACGCCACAGACCAGGTCTGGTATGCCCGGACCGAAGACTGGAAATATCCCATGCACTGCCATGCCGAGATGTCGCAGACTGCGGCCGGCGGCATGTACCCCGGTGGGCTGGTTGCCCACTGGGAGCTTAAATCACCGGTGATCGGAGGCTAA